Proteins encoded in a region of the Methylobacterium radiotolerans JCM 2831 genome:
- a CDS encoding BON domain-containing protein, with protein MDDITVRRHVLDELEYAPMVDAAQIGVAVNDGVVTLTGHVRNYAEKGIAERVTLRVRGVRAVIERIEVRYPENPRVGDEALAERCARVLEWDVQIPERSVSLKIEKGCVTVEGCVPYYHQKAAVDEALRRLAGVTDIVNLITVKPPVQPTEVKDRILAALRRSARDPDTIRVHVDGDRVILDGCVDVWSERKLAERAAWSAPGVRAVEDRLTLA; from the coding sequence ATGGACGACATCACCGTACGCCGGCACGTGCTCGACGAGTTGGAATACGCCCCCATGGTCGACGCGGCACAGATCGGCGTCGCGGTCAACGACGGCGTCGTGACGCTGACCGGCCACGTCCGGAACTACGCCGAGAAGGGCATCGCCGAGCGCGTCACGCTCCGGGTCCGCGGCGTCCGGGCCGTGATCGAGCGGATCGAGGTCCGGTATCCGGAAAATCCGCGCGTCGGCGACGAGGCCCTGGCCGAACGCTGCGCCCGGGTTCTGGAGTGGGATGTGCAGATACCGGAACGGTCGGTCTCGCTCAAGATCGAGAAGGGCTGCGTCACGGTCGAAGGATGCGTGCCGTACTACCACCAGAAGGCGGCGGTCGATGAGGCGCTGCGGCGGCTTGCCGGGGTCACCGACATCGTCAACCTCATCACGGTGAAGCCGCCGGTCCAACCCACCGAGGTCAAGGACAGGATCCTCGCCGCCCTGAGGCGCAGCGCCCGGGACCCGGACACGATCCGCGTCCACGTGGACGGGGACAGGGTGATCTTGGACGGCTGCGTCGACGTCTGGAGCGAGCGCAAGCTCGCCGAGCGTGCCGCGTGGTCGGCGCCCGGCGTCCGCGCCGTCGAGGACCGCCTGACGCTCGCATAA
- a CDS encoding zinc-dependent alcohol dehydrogenase family protein produces the protein MLAMVLREIGGPLLPEERPDPIPGPGEVRIRVEACAVCRTDLHVIDGELPQAVYPIVPGHEVVGIVEAVGECVTDPAPGRRVGMPWLGHACGHCGYCQTERENLCDAPGFTGCTRDGGFATHLLAEAAFTVPLDMSLDPVASAPLLCAGLIGWRTLRMAGDADTVGLYGFGAAAHIVAQVCRWQGRRVFALTRPGDRKAQDFARSLGAEWAGGSDGAPPEPLDAALIFAPDVRLVPTALAELRKGGCVVCGGIHMSDIPRFPYELLWEERSVRSVANLTRADARGFFEVVPRAGIVTRTRMFPLVQANAAIAAHRSGALQGAAVLVP, from the coding sequence ATGCTGGCGATGGTCCTGCGTGAGATCGGCGGTCCTCTCCTACCGGAAGAGAGGCCCGACCCAATCCCCGGCCCCGGCGAGGTCCGCATCCGGGTGGAGGCCTGCGCGGTCTGCCGGACCGACCTCCACGTCATCGACGGCGAGCTTCCGCAGGCCGTCTACCCCATCGTGCCCGGCCACGAGGTCGTCGGCATCGTCGAGGCCGTCGGCGAGTGCGTGACCGATCCGGCACCGGGTCGGCGCGTCGGGATGCCCTGGCTCGGGCACGCCTGCGGCCACTGCGGCTACTGTCAGACCGAGCGGGAGAACCTGTGCGATGCCCCCGGCTTCACCGGCTGCACGCGCGACGGCGGGTTCGCGACCCATCTCCTGGCCGAGGCGGCCTTCACCGTCCCGCTCGACATGAGCCTGGACCCGGTCGCGAGCGCGCCGCTCCTCTGCGCAGGGCTGATCGGCTGGCGCACGCTGCGAATGGCGGGGGACGCCGACACTGTGGGCCTGTACGGCTTCGGGGCAGCCGCGCACATCGTCGCCCAGGTCTGCCGCTGGCAGGGCCGCCGCGTGTTCGCGCTCACCCGGCCCGGCGACAGGAAAGCCCAGGATTTCGCCCGCTCCCTTGGGGCTGAATGGGCCGGCGGATCGGACGGGGCGCCGCCCGAGCCGCTGGACGCGGCCTTGATCTTCGCACCCGACGTCCGGCTGGTGCCGACCGCGCTCGCGGAGTTGCGCAAGGGTGGATGCGTGGTCTGTGGCGGCATCCACATGAGCGACATCCCGCGTTTCCCCTACGAACTGCTCTGGGAGGAGCGTTCGGTGCGCTCGGTGGCAAACCTCACCCGCGCGGATGCGCGCGGCTTCTTCGAAGTCGTGCCGCGGGCCGGCATCGTCACCCGCACCCGCATGTTCCCGCTCGTCCAGGCCAACGCGGCGATAGCCGCCCACCGGTCCGGCGCCCTCCAGGGCGCCGCCGTTCTCGTGCCCTGA
- a CDS encoding universal stress protein, translating into MKISNIMVSVDLGPAAADRVQLAAGLAQRFGSKLTGVAARPVLGPMPVGDMLEVERVWALEERLTDEQLAEAKALFEREAGQAPRTSWRSAPTDPLAFLGAQARTADLVVVGRQGPADGDPGPMAASTGGLLMEVGRPVLVVPPGIEHLAVQRVVVAWKDTPEARRALHDALPFLRQPEQVCVVAVGPDAQHVGAEGAAEYLSGHGIKATTHLLRKPEIGPADEILRFARREDADLIVMGAYGHSRLREWVFGGATRDVLQSTPVCCLMSH; encoded by the coding sequence ATGAAGATCTCCAACATCATGGTCTCGGTCGACCTCGGGCCCGCGGCGGCGGACCGAGTCCAATTGGCGGCCGGCCTCGCCCAACGGTTCGGGTCCAAGCTGACCGGCGTCGCCGCACGTCCGGTCCTCGGACCCATGCCGGTCGGCGACATGCTGGAGGTCGAGCGTGTCTGGGCCCTTGAGGAGCGCCTGACCGACGAGCAGCTCGCGGAGGCCAAGGCCCTTTTCGAGCGCGAGGCCGGGCAGGCGCCTAGGACGAGCTGGCGCTCCGCACCGACCGATCCGTTGGCTTTCCTCGGTGCGCAGGCGCGCACCGCCGACCTCGTGGTCGTCGGCCGACAGGGACCTGCGGACGGTGATCCCGGTCCGATGGCGGCCTCCACCGGGGGGCTGCTCATGGAGGTGGGGCGTCCGGTGCTGGTGGTCCCGCCGGGCATCGAGCACCTCGCGGTCCAGCGGGTCGTGGTGGCTTGGAAGGATACGCCCGAGGCCCGTCGAGCCCTGCACGACGCTTTACCGTTCTTGAGACAGCCCGAGCAGGTTTGCGTGGTGGCCGTGGGACCGGACGCGCAGCACGTGGGCGCCGAGGGCGCGGCCGAGTACCTGTCCGGGCACGGAATCAAGGCCACGACCCACCTACTGCGCAAGCCGGAGATCGGCCCCGCGGACGAGATCCTTCGGTTCGCCCGGCGGGAGGACGCGGACCTCATCGTCATGGGAGCCTACGGGCATAGCCGGCTGCGCGAGTGGGTCTTCGGCGGCGCCACTCGCGACGTCCTGCAATCGACCCCCGTCTGCTGCCTGATGAGCCACTGA
- a CDS encoding c-type cytochrome, with translation MRSATTIYAGALVLLTILIGTGSAQAWDRQVKQGESLARTNCARCHAVGRVGTSPLPATPPFRELHKRYPVEDLGEALTEGIRTGHPSMPEFRFDPDQAQDLIAYMKSLER, from the coding sequence ATGCGCTCGGCGACCACCATCTACGCGGGCGCTCTGGTGCTGCTGACCATCCTTATCGGCACCGGCTCCGCCCAGGCCTGGGACCGGCAGGTCAAGCAGGGCGAGTCCCTCGCCAGGACCAACTGTGCCCGCTGCCACGCCGTCGGGCGTGTCGGGACGAGCCCGCTGCCCGCCACGCCACCCTTCCGCGAGTTGCACAAGCGCTACCCCGTCGAGGATCTCGGCGAGGCGCTCACGGAAGGCATCCGCACCGGTCATCCGAGCATGCCCGAGTTCCGGTTCGACCCTGACCAGGCGCAGGACCTGATCGCCTACATGAAGTCGCTCGAACGCTGA
- a CDS encoding universal stress protein, translating into MYLRCLLVPTAPGIDATRRLDAALRLGRRLHAHIGVAFMAPDPGYVMASMAGMVGMASLASVMPMDCATIEAIERGVREAAAEGKAALEAWCGREGVPLVDKAARLDATFATWTELSGEVEPLLTLAGRVNDLIIVDRPDPARSFTGRALDTALFSVGRPTLMVGEGVPYDLLDHVVIAWNGSLEAARLIGQSITLLHEAVRVTVVHARTERFEETRAADLCAYLRWHGIVAEAVTLPVGDGNSVGAAILDEAGRRNASMLAMGAYTHSRVREFLLGGVTRHVVEHARIPVLMAH; encoded by the coding sequence ATGTACCTCCGCTGTCTTCTCGTCCCCACAGCCCCAGGCATCGACGCCACCCGCCGCCTGGACGCGGCCCTGCGCCTCGGGCGGCGCCTGCACGCGCACATCGGAGTCGCCTTCATGGCGCCGGACCCGGGTTATGTCATGGCCAGCATGGCCGGCATGGTCGGCATGGCCAGTCTGGCCAGCGTCATGCCGATGGACTGCGCGACCATCGAGGCCATCGAGCGGGGCGTGCGCGAGGCCGCGGCCGAAGGCAAAGCGGCGCTGGAAGCCTGGTGCGGACGCGAGGGCGTGCCGCTGGTCGACAAGGCCGCGCGCCTGGATGCCACCTTCGCGACCTGGACGGAGCTGTCGGGCGAGGTCGAGCCGCTCCTGACGCTGGCCGGGCGAGTGAACGACTTGATCATCGTCGACCGACCCGATCCAGCGCGCTCATTCACCGGGCGGGCGCTCGACACGGCCCTGTTCTCGGTCGGACGACCGACGCTGATGGTTGGCGAGGGAGTCCCGTACGACCTCCTCGACCACGTCGTGATCGCCTGGAACGGCAGTCTCGAAGCGGCACGCCTGATCGGGCAATCCATCACGCTGCTGCACGAGGCCGTCCGCGTCACGGTCGTGCATGCGCGGACGGAACGCTTCGAGGAGACGCGGGCCGCGGACCTGTGCGCCTACCTGCGCTGGCACGGCATCGTGGCCGAGGCCGTCACCCTGCCGGTCGGGGATGGGAACTCGGTCGGCGCGGCCATCTTGGACGAGGCCGGGCGCCGGAACGCCTCCATGCTGGCGATGGGTGCCTACACCCACAGCCGCGTGCGCGAGTTCCTGCTCGGTGGCGTCACCCGGCATGTGGTCGAGCACGCGCGCATCCCGGTACTCATGGCCCACTGA
- a CDS encoding universal stress protein, whose amino-acid sequence MTYASIMVAVDLSEGARSRVRLAALLADDFHARLTGVAAEMPDYSWAPAGPTPGGAFGIPSIQEAVLNDLRVAHEAFEEAAGGRSRVEWRSDLDSPLAFLVVQAAAADLVVVGRGTDPGPALLAVDPADAVMHLGRPVLVVPPGVDHLDAKRVVVGWKNTREARRAVLDALPFLKRASEVLVVSVDDGAGSEGQDTLRLLQAHGVSAIRVRHDALGASTSEALVEAATEHGADLIVAGAYGHGRLREWAFGGVTRELLSYAPLCCLMSH is encoded by the coding sequence ATGACCTACGCGAGCATCATGGTCGCCGTGGACCTGTCGGAAGGGGCGCGAAGCCGCGTACGCTTGGCCGCGCTTCTCGCCGACGATTTCCACGCCCGCCTGACCGGCGTCGCGGCGGAGATGCCGGATTACAGTTGGGCTCCGGCCGGTCCGACGCCGGGGGGGGCGTTCGGCATCCCCTCGATCCAGGAGGCGGTCCTGAACGACCTCCGGGTGGCCCACGAGGCCTTCGAGGAAGCCGCCGGCGGACGCAGCCGCGTCGAGTGGCGCTCCGACCTCGATTCCCCGCTGGCGTTCCTGGTCGTCCAGGCGGCGGCCGCCGACCTCGTGGTGGTCGGCCGAGGGACGGACCCCGGGCCCGCGCTGTTAGCGGTCGATCCGGCCGACGCGGTCATGCATCTTGGGCGCCCGGTATTGGTGGTGCCGCCGGGCGTCGACCATCTCGACGCCAAGCGCGTCGTGGTCGGCTGGAAGAACACCCGCGAGGCGCGCCGCGCGGTGCTGGACGCGCTACCGTTCCTGAAGCGGGCGTCCGAGGTGCTCGTCGTCTCCGTCGACGATGGCGCCGGCTCCGAGGGTCAGGACACCCTCCGTCTCCTCCAGGCGCACGGCGTCTCAGCCATCCGCGTCAGACACGATGCCCTGGGTGCCTCGACCTCCGAGGCACTCGTCGAAGCGGCCACCGAGCACGGGGCCGACCTGATCGTCGCGGGCGCCTACGGTCACGGGCGCCTCCGCGAGTGGGCGTTCGGCGGCGTCACTCGGGAGTTGCTGTCCTATGCCCCTCTCTGCTGCCTGATGAGCCATTGA
- a CDS encoding BON domain-containing protein, which translates to MGDKLIRQNVIDELDFDPSIDAAHIGVAVEKGIVTLSGHVASFAARVAAEKAAQKVRGVRGVVEEIKVRFGGETPPRDEDLAQRAVQMLDWSATVPKDAVQVKVQTGWVTLSGKVDWQYQKEEAYRAIRRLAGVTGIINTIEVAPKASAPDVRAKILAALKRNAELEADAIKVTVKDAKVVLQGKVNAWHERRLAETAAWSAPGVRAVEDHLTLG; encoded by the coding sequence ATGGGCGACAAGCTGATCCGCCAGAACGTCATCGACGAGCTCGACTTCGACCCCAGCATCGATGCCGCCCACATCGGCGTCGCCGTGGAGAAGGGCATCGTCACGCTAAGCGGCCACGTCGCCAGCTTCGCGGCGCGCGTCGCCGCCGAGAAGGCGGCCCAGAAGGTCCGCGGCGTCCGCGGCGTCGTCGAGGAGATCAAGGTGCGTTTCGGCGGCGAAACCCCGCCGCGCGACGAGGACCTCGCGCAGCGCGCGGTGCAGATGCTCGATTGGTCCGCGACCGTGCCGAAGGATGCCGTGCAGGTGAAGGTCCAGACCGGCTGGGTGACGCTCTCCGGCAAGGTCGACTGGCAGTACCAGAAGGAGGAAGCCTATCGGGCTATCCGGCGCCTCGCTGGCGTGACCGGCATCATCAACACCATCGAGGTGGCGCCGAAGGCGAGCGCGCCCGACGTACGCGCGAAGATCCTGGCGGCGCTCAAGCGCAACGCAGAACTTGAGGCCGACGCGATCAAGGTGACGGTCAAGGACGCGAAGGTCGTCCTGCAGGGCAAGGTCAACGCCTGGCACGAGCGCCGCCTCGCCGAGACTGCCGCGTGGTCGGCGCCGGGCGTGCGCGCCGTCGAGGACCACCTCACGCTTGGCTGA